The Ornithodoros turicata isolate Travis chromosome 7, ASM3712646v1, whole genome shotgun sequence genome includes a region encoding these proteins:
- the LOC135400220 gene encoding uncharacterized protein LOC135400220, with product MAAASPTQSCGKRSLQQKRNGKQSAAQLSAQNGYSPSKKGKTKEEAPAPTRTAYPRKLEYASTNWKKLQEVLKMNDKSKPTDTGAQQKSKSMGVVRQTQPQQPATKKPDIWFDGVDPMLLEPEMGIAAKSKLTVSNGLVKHGSFNKPTRTVAMDCEMVGVGPEGKDSMLARVSIVNVMGHCIYDKFVKPMEEVVDYRTPVSGVRPKDLENAEEFSVVQKEVGELLEGRILVGHAVHHDLKVLFLSHPRRKIRDTSAYKPFRTMFGGRTPSLKRLSERILGVKVQEGEHSSVQDAQAAMRCYTLYKRQWEEDIRIGRQRVALQRTQAAEQS from the exons ATGGCCGCTGCTAGTCCAACCCAGAGCTGTGGAAAACGAAGTCTTCAACAGAAACGCAACGGCAAGCAGTCGGCTGCTCAGTTGTCAGCTCAAAATGGGTACTCACCTTCCAAGAAAGGGAAGACCAAGGAAGAAGCGCCTGCACCCACGCGCACTGCTTATCCACGAAAACTGGAGTACGCTTCGACCAACTGGAAAAAGCTGCAAGAG GTGCTGAAGATGAATGACAAATCTAAACCGACAGATACTGGTGCCCAGCAGAAATCCAAATCCATGGGAGTGGTCAGGCAAACTCAGCCACAACAACCTGCCACTAA GAAACCAGACATATGGTTCGACGGCGTGGATCCTATGCTTCTTGAGCCAGAAATGGGGATAGCAGCAAAATCCAAGCTCACAGTTTCTAATGGCCTGGTTAAGCATGGTTCTTTCAACAA ACCCACCCGAACTGTGGCCATGGACTGCGAGATGGTAGGTGTGGGCCCAGAGGGCAAAGACTCCATGTTGGCAAGGGTTTCCATAGTGAATGTTATGGGCCACTGCATTTACGACAAGTTTGTCAAGCCCATGGAAGAAGTGGTCGACTACAGGACGCCCGTCAGTGGAGTTCGGCCCAAGGACTTGGAAAATG CCGAAGAATTCAGTGTAGTGCAAAAGGAAGTGGGGGAACTTcttgaaggtcgcatattggtTGGCCACGCTGTTCACCACGACTTAAAG GTGCTGTTCCTGTCTCACCCTAGAAGGAAAATCCGTGACACCAGTGCGTACAAGCCATTCCGCACCATGTTTGGTGGTCGAACACCATCTCTGAAGAGGCTGTCAGAAAGAATATTGGGTGTCAAAGTGCAGGAAGGCGAACACAGTTCA GTACAAGATGCACAGGCAGCAATGCGTTGCTACACCTTGTACAAACGACAGTGGGAGGAAGACATCCGGATAGGAAGGCAGAGAGTGGCGCTACAAAGGACACAAGCAGCTGAACAGTCTTAG